One stretch of Streptomyces peucetius DNA includes these proteins:
- a CDS encoding acyclic terpene utilization AtuA family protein: protein MLRIGNVSGFYGDRFGAMREMLTGGPLDIVTGDYLAELTMLILGRDRLKDPDLGYARTFLHQLQDTLGLARERGVRIVANAGGLNPAGLADAVRELAGQVGVPVRVGHVEGDDLTARFPGTLTANAYLGGAGITACLGAGADVVVTGRVTDAALVTGAAAWRFGWGPEAYDELAGAVVAGHVLECGTQATGGNYAFFAEAGRDVRRPGFPLAEIHSDGTSVITKHEGTGGFVDIGTVTAQLLYETGGARYAGPDVTARLDTVRLDPDGPDRVRISGVRGEAPPPTLKTGLCRLGGWRNEVVFVLTGLDIDAKARLVREQLEDALGKQRPAEVRWELARTDHEDADTEERAAALLRLVVRDPDSDKVGRAVSGAAIELALASYPGFHVTAPPGKGTPYGVFEAAYVDAADVPHTAVLPGGERVAVPHPRRTRVLEDPGPGALPEPPGPGPTRRAPLGLVAGARSGDKGGDANIGVWARSDAAWSWLAHELTVERLRELLPETAGLTVVRHVLPNLRALNFTVAGILGEGVAAQARFDPQGKALGEWLRARHVDIPEALL, encoded by the coding sequence ATGCTGCGCATCGGGAACGTGTCCGGGTTCTACGGCGACCGGTTCGGCGCGATGCGTGAAATGCTGACCGGCGGGCCGCTGGACATCGTCACCGGGGACTATCTCGCCGAGCTCACCATGCTCATCCTCGGCCGCGACCGGCTCAAGGACCCCGATCTCGGTTACGCCAGGACGTTCCTGCACCAGCTCCAGGACACCCTCGGGCTCGCCCGTGAACGCGGCGTCCGCATCGTCGCCAACGCCGGCGGCCTCAACCCCGCCGGACTCGCCGACGCCGTACGGGAACTGGCCGGCCAGGTCGGCGTCCCCGTCCGGGTCGGGCATGTCGAGGGCGACGACCTCACCGCCCGCTTCCCCGGCACGCTGACCGCCAACGCCTACCTCGGCGGCGCCGGGATCACCGCCTGCCTGGGCGCCGGCGCGGACGTCGTCGTCACCGGACGGGTCACCGACGCGGCCCTCGTCACCGGGGCCGCGGCCTGGCGGTTCGGCTGGGGCCCGGAGGCGTACGACGAGCTCGCGGGCGCCGTCGTTGCCGGGCACGTGCTCGAATGCGGCACCCAGGCCACCGGCGGCAACTACGCGTTCTTCGCCGAGGCCGGCCGCGATGTGCGCCGGCCCGGTTTCCCGCTCGCCGAGATCCACTCCGACGGCACCTCGGTCATCACCAAGCACGAAGGAACCGGCGGCTTCGTCGACATCGGCACCGTCACCGCCCAGTTGCTGTACGAGACGGGCGGCGCCCGCTACGCCGGGCCGGACGTGACCGCCCGGCTCGACACCGTACGCCTCGACCCCGACGGCCCCGACCGCGTCAGGATCTCCGGGGTGCGCGGCGAGGCGCCGCCGCCGACCCTCAAGACCGGCCTGTGCAGGCTCGGCGGCTGGCGCAACGAGGTCGTGTTCGTGCTGACCGGTCTCGACATCGACGCCAAGGCCCGACTCGTGCGCGAACAGCTCGAGGACGCGCTCGGCAAGCAGCGGCCCGCCGAAGTGCGCTGGGAACTCGCCCGCACCGACCACGAGGACGCCGACACCGAGGAACGGGCCGCCGCTCTGCTGCGGCTCGTCGTGCGCGACCCGGACTCCGACAAGGTCGGCAGGGCCGTCAGCGGCGCCGCGATCGAGCTGGCCCTCGCCAGCTACCCCGGCTTCCACGTCACCGCCCCGCCCGGCAAGGGCACGCCCTACGGGGTGTTCGAGGCCGCGTACGTCGACGCCGCCGACGTCCCGCACACCGCCGTCCTGCCCGGCGGCGAGCGCGTCGCCGTGCCCCATCCGCGGCGCACTCGGGTCCTCGAGGACCCCGGGCCGGGCGCGCTGCCCGAGCCGCCCGGGCCCGGGCCGACCCGGCGGGCGCCGCTCGGCCTCGTCGCGGGCGCCCGCAGCGGCGACAAGGGCGGCGACGCGAACATCGGCGTATGGGCCCGCAGCGACGCGGCCTGGAGCTGGCTCGCCCACGAACTGACCGTGGAGCGGCTGCGCGAACTGCTGCCCGAGACCGCAGGGCTGACCGTCGTACGACACGTCCTGCCGAATCTGCGCGCCCTGAACTTCACGGTCGCGGGGATCCTCGGCGAGGGAGTCGCCGCGCAGGCCCGTTTCGATCCGCAGGGCAAGGCGCTGGGCGAGTGGCTGCGCGCCCGGCACGTCGACATCCCGGAGGCACTGCTGTGA
- a CDS encoding TIGR03084 family metal-binding protein: MSHPAVVLDDLRSESEDLDRLVGDLSPEQWAAATPAEGWTVAHQIAHLAWTDSVALVAVTDPAAFAEEAEKALAAPHSFVDDGAAEGAALPPATLLARWREGRERLLGALRDAPPGSRFPWYGPPMSTASMATARLMETWAHGQDVADGLGAVRTPTARLAQIAWIGFRTRDFAYGVNGLTPPVEPFRLELTGPAGELWAYGPEDAAQRVTGPALDFALLVTRRAHRADLALRADGADADRWLDLAQAFAGPPGKGREPKGAA, encoded by the coding sequence GTGTCCCATCCGGCCGTCGTACTCGACGACTTGCGCAGCGAAAGCGAAGACCTCGACCGGCTGGTCGGTGACCTGAGCCCCGAGCAATGGGCGGCCGCCACACCCGCCGAGGGCTGGACCGTCGCCCATCAGATCGCCCACCTCGCCTGGACCGACTCCGTCGCCCTCGTCGCCGTCACGGACCCCGCGGCCTTCGCCGAGGAGGCGGAGAAGGCGCTCGCCGCGCCGCACTCCTTCGTCGACGACGGCGCGGCCGAGGGCGCCGCGCTGCCACCCGCCACACTGCTGGCCCGCTGGCGTGAGGGCCGCGAACGGCTCCTTGGGGCGCTGCGCGACGCCCCGCCCGGCAGCCGCTTCCCCTGGTACGGCCCGCCGATGAGCACCGCGTCGATGGCGACCGCGCGACTGATGGAGACCTGGGCGCACGGCCAGGACGTCGCGGACGGGCTCGGCGCCGTCCGCACGCCCACGGCCCGGCTCGCTCAGATCGCCTGGATCGGGTTCCGCACCAGGGACTTCGCATACGGCGTGAACGGCCTGACGCCGCCCGTCGAGCCGTTCCGCCTCGAACTCACCGGCCCGGCCGGAGAGTTGTGGGCGTACGGCCCCGAGGACGCCGCCCAGCGTGTCACCGGGCCCGCCCTGGACTTCGCCCTGCTCGTCACCCGGCGCGCCCACCGCGCCGACCTGGCCCTGCGGGCCGACGGCGCGGACGCCGACCGCTGGCTGGACCTCGCCCAGGCGTTCGCCGGCCCGCCCGGCAAGGGCCGTGAGCCCAAGGGGGCGGCGTAG